The proteins below are encoded in one region of Citrobacter enshiensis:
- the fliS gene encoding flagellar export chaperone FliS produces MYTASGTKAYAQIGVESAVMSASPHQLIEMLFDGANSALVRARLFMQQGDTVAKGEALSKAINIIDNGLKAGLDEENGGDVATNLSSLYDYMIRRLLQANLRNDSQAIEEVEGLLGNIAEAWKQISPKVSSQESR; encoded by the coding sequence ATGTATACCGCCAGCGGTACGAAAGCCTATGCACAAATCGGCGTGGAGAGCGCCGTAATGAGCGCCAGTCCGCATCAGCTGATCGAAATGTTGTTTGACGGCGCCAACAGCGCGCTGGTGCGCGCGCGCTTGTTTATGCAACAGGGTGACACTGTCGCCAAAGGCGAAGCATTAAGCAAAGCCATCAACATTATCGATAATGGGCTTAAAGCCGGGCTGGATGAGGAGAACGGCGGCGACGTCGCCACTAACCTGTCGTCACTGTACGACTATATGATCCGGCGTTTGCTGCAAGCAAACTTACGTAATGACAGTCAGGCCATTGAAGAAGTGGAAGGGTTACTCGGCAATATTGCAGAAGCCTGGAAGCAGATCTCACCGAAAGTATCTTCCCAGGAGTCTCGTTAA
- the fliE gene encoding flagellar hook-basal body complex protein FliE, whose product MSAIQGIEGVISQLQATAMSAKAQDALPQPTVSFAGQLHAALDRISDTSTAARAQAEKFTLGEPGIALNDVMADMQKASVSMQMGIQVRNKLVSAYQEVMSMQV is encoded by the coding sequence ATGTCAGCAATACAGGGGATTGAAGGGGTCATCAGCCAGTTACAGGCAACGGCGATGTCCGCGAAAGCGCAAGATGCGCTCCCACAGCCGACCGTGAGTTTTGCCGGTCAGTTACATGCGGCGTTGGACCGTATCAGTGATACATCCACTGCGGCTCGCGCGCAGGCAGAAAAATTCACGCTGGGTGAGCCAGGGATTGCGCTGAACGATGTGATGGCCGATATGCAAAAAGCCTCCGTCTCTATGCAGATGGGTATCCAGGTGCGTAACAAACTGGTGTCAGCATATCAGGAAGTGATGAGCATGCAGGTGTAG
- the amyA gene encoding alpha-amylase, which yields MKNPTLLQYFHWYYPEGGKLWLELAERAGGLNDIGINMVWLPPAYKGASGGYSVGYDSYDMFDLGEFDQKGTIATKYGDKAQLLGAIDALKHNDIAVLLDVVVNHKMGADEKEAIRVQRVNEQDRTQIDDEIIECEGWTRYTFPARSGQYSQFIWDFKCFSGIDHIENPTEDGIFKIVNDYTGEGWNDQVDDELGNFDYLMGENIDFRNHAVTEEIKYWARWVMEQTHCDGFRLDAVKHIPAWFYKEWIEHVQEVAPKPLFIVAEYWSHEVDKLQTYINQVDGKTMLFDAPLQMKFHEASRQGREYDMSQIFTGTLVEADPFHAVTLVANHDTQPLQALEAPVEPWFKPLAYALILLRENGVPSVFYPDLYGAHYEDEGGDGEIYPIDMPVIEQLDELILARQRFAHGIQTLWFDHPNCIAFSRSGTQEDPGCVVVLSNGDDGEKTIALGANYGNKTWRDFLGNREESVLTDENGAATFYCNGGSVSVWVIEEAI from the coding sequence ATGAAAAACCCCACGTTATTGCAGTACTTCCACTGGTATTACCCTGAGGGCGGCAAGCTCTGGCTTGAACTGGCTGAACGCGCTGGCGGACTCAACGATATCGGTATCAATATGGTCTGGCTGCCCCCGGCCTACAAAGGCGCTTCTGGCGGTTATTCCGTGGGTTATGACTCCTATGACATGTTCGATCTCGGTGAGTTTGATCAGAAAGGCACCATTGCCACCAAATACGGCGACAAAGCCCAGCTTTTGGGCGCGATTGATGCGCTAAAGCACAATGACATTGCCGTCCTGCTGGATGTGGTGGTCAACCACAAAATGGGGGCGGATGAGAAAGAAGCCATCCGCGTACAGCGCGTCAACGAGCAGGATCGCACGCAGATTGATGACGAGATCATCGAATGTGAAGGCTGGACGCGCTACACCTTCCCTGCCCGCTCCGGTCAGTATTCGCAGTTCATCTGGGACTTCAAATGTTTTAGCGGCATCGACCATATCGAAAACCCCACCGAAGACGGCATTTTTAAAATCGTCAACGACTACACCGGCGAAGGCTGGAACGACCAGGTCGATGACGAACTGGGTAACTTCGACTATCTGATGGGCGAAAATATCGACTTTCGCAATCACGCGGTAACAGAAGAGATCAAATACTGGGCGCGCTGGGTGATGGAACAAACCCATTGCGATGGCTTCCGCCTGGACGCCGTCAAACACATTCCCGCCTGGTTTTACAAAGAGTGGATCGAGCACGTCCAGGAAGTGGCGCCAAAACCGCTTTTTATCGTCGCGGAATACTGGTCGCATGAGGTGGACAAACTGCAAACCTATATCAACCAGGTTGATGGGAAAACCATGCTGTTCGACGCCCCGTTGCAAATGAAGTTTCACGAGGCGTCGCGTCAGGGGCGCGAGTACGACATGAGCCAGATTTTTACCGGAACGCTGGTCGAAGCCGATCCGTTTCACGCCGTGACGCTGGTCGCCAACCACGACACTCAACCCTTGCAGGCGCTGGAAGCCCCCGTCGAACCGTGGTTTAAGCCGCTGGCCTATGCGCTGATCCTGCTACGGGAAAACGGCGTACCGTCTGTTTTCTATCCCGACTTATACGGTGCCCACTATGAAGACGAGGGCGGCGACGGGGAAATTTACCCCATTGATATGCCGGTCATTGAGCAACTTGATGAGCTGATTCTTGCCCGTCAGCGTTTCGCCCACGGCATCCAGACACTCTGGTTTGATCACCCTAACTGTATCGCGTTCAGCCGTAGCGGAACCCAGGAAGACCCCGGATGTGTGGTGGTACTCTCAAATGGCGACGACGGCGAGAAGACGATCGCCTTAGGGGCGAATTACGGCAATAAAACCTGGCGAGATTTTCTCGGTAATCGTGAGGAAAGCGTGCTCACCGATGAAAACGGCGCAGCGACGTTTTACTGCAACGGGGGAAGCGTCAGCGTGTGGGTGATTGAAGAGGCCATATAA
- the cmoA gene encoding carboxy-S-adenosyl-L-methionine synthase CmoA, whose product MPFYQEIQRMTGEMAASYAVPGTQLYDLGCATGTTLALLDTLMPNSVSFTGIDNSPEMLDKCRDKFEQLGSSRDARFLCHDLREMSALDNASVVTMLLTLMFVRPLHRKMLLSSICQGMNSGGALILVEKVVCESPELNRQYINYYYNMKRRHGYSELEISQKREALENVLIPFTEAENRQMLHDAGFRSVEVFFRWYNFCGMVAIK is encoded by the coding sequence GTGCCATTTTATCAGGAGATCCAGCGGATGACCGGGGAGATGGCGGCAAGCTATGCCGTGCCGGGAACTCAGCTGTATGACCTGGGATGTGCCACAGGCACGACACTGGCTTTGCTGGACACCCTGATGCCGAACAGCGTCTCCTTTACCGGGATTGATAACTCTCCGGAGATGCTGGACAAATGCCGGGATAAATTCGAACAGCTGGGATCTTCCCGCGATGCGCGCTTCCTTTGTCATGATCTCAGAGAGATGTCGGCGCTGGATAACGCCTCCGTGGTGACCATGCTGTTGACGTTGATGTTTGTCCGTCCTCTGCATCGCAAAATGCTGCTCTCTTCCATCTGTCAGGGAATGAATTCAGGTGGCGCATTAATTCTGGTCGAAAAAGTGGTTTGTGAATCACCGGAGCTTAATCGTCAGTACATCAATTATTACTACAACATGAAACGTCGCCACGGTTACAGCGAACTGGAAATCAGCCAGAAACGCGAAGCGCTGGAAAATGTCCTCATCCCCTTTACTGAAGCTGAAAATCGACAAATGTTACACGACGCCGGATTCCGTAGCGTCGAGGTATTTTTCCGCTGGTATAACTTCTGTGGAATGGTGGCCATTAAATGA
- the yedF gene encoding sulfurtransferase-like selenium metabolism protein YedF produces MKDIVPDYRLDMVGEPCPYPAVATLEAMPQLKKGEILEVVSDCPQSINNIPLDARNHGYTVLDIQQDGPTIRYLIQK; encoded by the coding sequence ATGAAAGACATCGTACCGGATTATCGCCTCGATATGGTCGGCGAACCGTGTCCCTATCCGGCAGTCGCCACGCTGGAAGCCATGCCACAGCTGAAAAAAGGGGAAATACTGGAAGTGGTCAGCGATTGCCCGCAATCCATTAATAACATTCCGTTAGATGCGCGCAACCACGGCTATACGGTGCTCGATATTCAGCAGGACGGCCCAACGATTCGCTATTTGATTCAGAAGTAA
- the fliT gene encoding flagella biosynthesis regulatory protein FliT, translating to MTLAVEFINRWQRIALLSQSLLELAQRGEWDLLLEQEVSYLQSIETVVETQTPPGITRSVQELIAGYIKQTLDNEQRLKVLLQQRLDELSNLIGQSTRQQSLNHTYGRLSGMLLVPDAPAAPQ from the coding sequence ATGACCTTAGCCGTGGAGTTTATCAACCGTTGGCAGCGCATTGCGCTGCTCAGTCAATCGCTGCTGGAACTTGCGCAGCGGGGTGAATGGGATCTGTTACTGGAACAGGAAGTTTCCTATCTACAAAGCATTGAAACGGTTGTGGAAACACAAACTCCACCGGGGATTACGCGAAGCGTTCAGGAGTTGATTGCGGGCTATATCAAACAGACGCTGGATAACGAACAGCGTCTGAAAGTCCTGCTGCAACAGCGCCTGGATGAGCTGAGCAACCTGATTGGCCAGTCGACGCGCCAGCAATCGCTCAACCATACCTATGGACGTCTCTCGGGCATGCTGCTGGTTCCCGACGCCCCTGCCGCGCCACAATAA
- the yedE gene encoding selenium metabolism membrane protein YedE/FdhT: protein MSWQHFKHAYLIKFWAPAPAVIAAGILSTYYFGITGTFWAVTGEFTRWGGQILQLFGVHAEEWGYYKIIHLEGSPLTRIDGMMILGMFGGCFAAALWANNVKLRMPRSRIRIMQAIIGGIIAGFGARLAMGCNLAAFFTGIPQFSCHAWFFALATAIGSWFGARFTLLPIFRIPVKMQKVSAASPLTQKPDQARRRFRLGMLVFIGMIGWALLTAVDKPKLGLAMLFGVGFGLLIERAQICFTSAFRDLWITGRTHMAKAIIFGMAVSAIGIFSYVQLGVEAKIMWAGPNAVIGGLLFGFGIVLAGGCETGWMYRAVEGQVHYWWVGLGNVIGSTLLAYYWDDFAPALATNWDKVNLLNTFGPLGGLLVTYLLLFAALMLIVGWEKRFFRRAGLTPAKESV from the coding sequence ATGTCATGGCAACACTTCAAGCACGCGTATCTGATTAAATTCTGGGCCCCGGCCCCTGCGGTCATCGCAGCAGGTATTCTCTCTACCTATTATTTCGGCATCACCGGCACGTTCTGGGCAGTGACGGGGGAATTTACCCGTTGGGGCGGTCAAATCCTGCAATTGTTTGGCGTTCACGCCGAAGAGTGGGGTTACTACAAAATCATTCATCTGGAAGGCTCTCCCCTTACCCGCATCGACGGTATGATGATCCTCGGCATGTTCGGCGGCTGTTTTGCCGCAGCGTTATGGGCCAACAACGTCAAATTGCGCATGCCCCGCAGCCGTATTCGCATCATGCAAGCAATTATAGGCGGAATCATCGCCGGCTTCGGTGCCCGCCTGGCAATGGGCTGTAACCTGGCCGCATTCTTCACCGGCATTCCGCAGTTTTCCTGCCACGCCTGGTTCTTTGCACTGGCCACGGCGATAGGTTCCTGGTTCGGCGCCCGCTTCACCCTGCTGCCAATTTTTCGTATCCCGGTAAAAATGCAGAAAGTCTCTGCGGCCTCTCCGTTGACGCAAAAGCCGGATCAGGCCCGTCGCCGCTTCCGTCTGGGCATGCTGGTTTTTATCGGGATGATCGGATGGGCGCTGCTGACGGCAGTGGATAAACCGAAACTGGGGCTGGCGATGCTGTTCGGCGTCGGATTCGGTCTGCTGATTGAACGCGCGCAAATCTGTTTCACCTCGGCGTTTCGCGATCTGTGGATCACCGGACGTACCCATATGGCGAAAGCGATCATCTTCGGCATGGCGGTCAGCGCTATCGGCATTTTCAGCTACGTACAGTTGGGCGTAGAGGCGAAGATCATGTGGGCGGGTCCAAACGCGGTCATCGGCGGCCTGCTGTTTGGTTTTGGCATCGTGCTGGCGGGCGGTTGTGAAACCGGCTGGATGTACCGCGCGGTCGAAGGCCAGGTGCACTACTGGTGGGTCGGTTTAGGCAACGTGATAGGTTCCACCCTGCTGGCTTATTACTGGGATGACTTCGCACCGGCGCTGGCCACCAACTGGGATAAAGTGAACTTACTCAACACCTTTGGTCCGTTGGGCGGATTGTTGGTCACTTACCTGCTGCTGTTTGCCGCCCTGATGCTGATCGTGGGTTGGGAAAAACGTTTTTTCCGTCGTGCCGGGCTAACGCCTGCTAAGGAATCTGTATGA
- a CDS encoding methyltransferase family protein, which produces MLAGQGIRILTVWGWITLYAGGRNRQVYADNLVQSGLFEHCRNPLYLGNLLLIIGFGVMANNLWYLTVTYAGLFPGVRLYYCCGRTLPRRAFRVKHIGSIAPGRRACCHV; this is translated from the coding sequence GTGTTGGCCGGACAAGGAATACGCATTCTGACCGTGTGGGGCTGGATTACATTGTACGCGGGGGGGCGTAATCGTCAGGTGTATGCCGATAATCTGGTGCAGAGCGGATTATTTGAGCACTGCCGCAACCCATTGTACCTCGGCAATCTTTTGCTAATCATTGGGTTTGGCGTGATGGCCAATAACCTGTGGTATCTGACGGTAACGTATGCCGGTCTTTTTCCTGGCGTACGCCTGTATTATTGCTGCGGAAGAACGCTACCTCGAAGGGCGTTTCGGGTGAAACATATCGGCAGTATTGCGCCCGGCCGCCGCGCTTGTTGCCACGTCTGA
- the yedD gene encoding lipoprotein YedD — translation MKKLAIVGALLVLSGCAEVENYNDVVKTPAPAGLEGYWQSKGPQRKMMSPEAIASLVVTKEGDTLDCRQWQRVIAVPGKLTMLSGELTNVTTKREIYPIERSGSTLTYDGMTLQRVDRPTAECAEELQKSPLATPLP, via the coding sequence ATGAAAAAATTAGCAATCGTTGGTGCACTACTGGTTCTTTCCGGGTGTGCCGAGGTGGAAAATTATAACGACGTGGTGAAGACGCCAGCGCCAGCCGGTCTGGAAGGGTACTGGCAGTCGAAGGGGCCACAGCGCAAGATGATGAGCCCGGAAGCCATTGCCAGCCTGGTGGTGACGAAAGAGGGTGATACGCTGGATTGCCGCCAGTGGCAGCGTGTAATTGCCGTGCCGGGGAAACTGACTATGCTTTCCGGCGAGTTGACCAACGTGACGACCAAACGTGAGATCTACCCGATTGAACGTAGCGGGAGCACGCTGACGTATGATGGCATGACGCTGCAACGTGTGGATCGTCCGACCGCTGAGTGCGCCGAGGAATTACAAAAATCGCCGCTGGCGACGCCGTTGCCCTGA